Proteins encoded in a region of the Perca fluviatilis chromosome 6, GENO_Pfluv_1.0, whole genome shotgun sequence genome:
- the dnajb5 gene encoding dnaJ homolog subfamily B member 5 produces the protein MGKDYYKTLGIPKGSNEEEIKKAYRRMALRFHPDKNKDANAEEKFKEIAEAYEVLSDPKKRVVYDQLGEEGLRTGGSSSSGAPGSSTYHYTFHGDPHATFASFFGGSNPFDMFFGSNRSHSRSNGFSFHNDHDAEQDMDMDEDDPFAHIGRQFGFPGGMNNGFPGEGRRRRGVPSERLGTGRKHQDPPVVHELKVSLEEIFHGCTKRMKITRRRLNPDGRSMRTEDKILNIIIKKGWKEGTKITFPKEGDETPENIPADIAFVLKDKGHVHFKRDGSNIIFNCKISLKEALCGCTVSIPTLENRIISLPFHDIIKPGTVKRLRGEGLPFPKNPSQRGDLIVEFSVRFPDRIPPQSREIIRQHLPQS, from the exons ATGGGGAAGGACTACTACAAGACCCTGGGAATCCCCAAGGGCTCCAACGAGGAGGAGATCAAGAAGGCCTACCGGCGCATGGCACTGCGCTTCCACCCTGACAAGAACAAGGATGCCAACGCCGAGGAGAAGTTCAAGGAGATCGCAGAGGCCTATGAGGTACTCAGCGACCCCAAGAAGAGGGTCGTCTATGATCAGCTAGGAGAGGAAG gtttgaGGACAGGAGGCAGCAGCTCTTCAGGTGCTCCTGGCAGCTCAACGTACCACTACACCTTCCACGGAGACCCACACGCCACCTTTGCCTCCTTCTTTGGCGGCTCCAACCCCTTCGACATGTTTTTTGGCTCCAACCGCAGCCACAGCCGCTCTAATGGTTTCTCCTTTCACAACGACCATGACGCAGAGCAGGACATGGACATGGACGAGGATGACCCCTTTGCTCATATCGGGAGACAGTTCGGCTTTCCAGGGGGGATGAACAACGGCTTCCCAGGGGAGGGCCGCAGAAGGAGGGGGGTGCCGTCAGAGCGCCTGGGGACCGGGCGAAAGCACCAGGACCCTCCGGTGGTCCATGAGTTGAAGGTCTCGCTGGAAGAGATCTTCCACGGCTGCACCAAGCGCATGAAGATCACCCGCCGCAGGCTGAACCCGGATGGGCGCAGCATGAGGACAGAGGACAAGATCCTTAACATTATCATCAAGAAGGGCTGGAAGGAGGGGACCAAAATCACCTTCCCGAAGGAGGGGGACGAGACCCCTGAGAACATTCCTGCCGATATAGCCTTTGTGCTTAAAGACAAAGGGCACGTCCACTTCAAGAGAGATGGTTCCAATATCATTTTTAACTGCAAGATCAGTCTAAAAGAG GCGTTGTGTGGCTGCACAGTTAGCATTCCCACGCTGGAAAACCGCATCATCTCGCTCCCCTTTCATGACATCATCAAGCCAGGGACGGTGAAGCGACTCAGAGGGGAAGGCCTGCCTTTTCCCAAGAACCCGTCACAGCGCGGTGACCTTATCGTGGAGTTTTCTGTCCGTTTTCCCGACAGGATTCCTCCTCAGTCCAGAGAGATTATCAGACAACACCTCCCCCAGTCATAG